From the genome of Deltaproteobacteria bacterium:
GAAGGACTGGATGCAGCCGTTGAGCTCCAGCACCTTTACTGTCTTGAATTCATCTTTCAAAACGCGGTTGTACACGGCGTTGCCGATATCCGCCGCCACATCCTTGCCGTCCACCCAGACCGCCAGGGACAGAACATCCGTAAGCGGGAACCGCCCGGGCGTCCAGGTAGCCGTAAAATATCCCAGGTCCGACATGCCCTTGGCCACGATATCGAAATGCTCCGGGCCTTTGCCGAGGGCTGCCCCGGCATACATCGTGGATCCCAGTTTGCCGCCGCTTCTCTTCTTCACTTCCGCCATCATGGGGGTCCAAACGGTCTTCACTTCCCTGCTCATCGGCGGGTGCCAGGTGCTGAACTTCAAATTGGCGCTCTCCGACGCGAACAGGCCATTGCTGTCCAGAACTCCCATACCCAGCGCCGCACCGCCTATCAGCGTGCCCTTCATGAAATCTCTTCTGCTCAATTCTCTACATTCTTCACACATACGGCATCCTCCTTATTTGTTGTTGATATTATCGTTCTACACCCACCTCACCGTTACGGTCTTCTCCTCAAGGAACATCTTCACTGAATCCATCCTCGATTTGGAATTGCCATAAAAAGAATCCTTTTTCGAACCGAGCCCGAAAAAGGCGTATGGCTGCGGGATGCCCGCGTTAACGCCCACGTTGCCGACCTCGCACTCCCGGATAAACTTGCGGGCGGCTTTGCCGCTTTCCGTGACGATACATGCCGAATGCCCGTAGTTAGTTCCGTTTATCCAACTGATGGCCTGGTCAAGATCCGCCGCCCGGATCAGGTTGCATAAGGGACCAAAGGCCTCCTCCCTGGCTACATGCATGTCCGGCGTCACGCCTTCAAAGATCGTCGGCCCGAGAAAGCTGCCCTTCTCCAGCCCGGCAGGCGTCGCCGTGCGCCCATCAAGAAGCAGCCTGGCGCCGGACGAAAGACCCGATTCGATAAACCGAAGCACCTGCTCCTTGCCATTCTGCGTAGTCAGCGGTCCCATATCCACCGACTCATCAAGACCATAGCCCAGCTTCATAGCTTTGGCAGCAGTGATCAATTTCTCTTTCAACTCCGCATATCTCTTGTCGTCTCCGATCACGGCCACGTTGTCGGAGCCGAGGCAGCGCTGGCCGGTCATACCGAAGCAGCCGCGGAGGATATACTGCACCGCATTATCGAGATTGCAGTCTGGCATGATGACGACGTAATTCTTGCCGTTGCCGTTGAGGGAAGATCTCTTCCCGTATTTGCCGCAGAGTTCGAAGAGTTCCTTGCTTACCTTGGTAGAGCCGATGAGACCAACGCCTTTGACCCGGGGGTCGGAGATGATGGTATTATTTAGTTCCCTCTCCGTCCCCATGTGGAGGAGATTGGCAACACCCGGGGGGAATCCCGTCTCAGCGAGCATCCGAAACATGGCATCAGCCGATACCGGACACTGACGGCTCGGTTTCACTATAACCGTACACCCACAAGCCAGCGCATAGGGGACAAAGGATGACCAGGCATGCATGGGAATATTGCCAGGCGTCATGATGAGGAACACGCCCACCGGCTCCCGCAGCAGATAGCAGTCTATGCCCGTTGCGAGCTGGTCTACATGCTCGCCCTTATAGAGGCTGTAGAGGGCGCTCCCGGCGGCCTCGATGTTCTCCATGCACCTCGATATGGTGCCGCGCCCCTCGCCAATGGTGCAGCCGTGGTCCTGAACGAGTATCCGGGCCAGCTCCTCATGGTGTTTTCCGAAGGTCTCCCTCAGGTTGAAAACCATTTCCGCCCTATCCCGGAAAGGGACGTTTCTCCACTTCGCGAAGCTGGTATGGGCCGCAACAATCGCCCTTTCCACATCTTCCGGCGCTGCGACGGGCGCCTCTGCGATAGCCTCACCGGTGGCCGGATTCGTGGTCTCAAAATAGGCGCCCGTCCCAGGCTCTACCCATTGTCCGTCTATGTAAAGCTTCAATTTACCGTAATGTCTGCTCACCTCATCCAGCGCTGCCATGCGAATCTCCTTATTTTTTCATTATCTTTTGGTACATCTGCGGTCTTGCGGACTGAACATCACAAGCCTATCTTATCCAGGCTCGTCAAAACGAGTATTTCCCGCCGGGAGTATAGGAGGGCTGTTTTTGCTTGTCAAGGGATATTAGCTGAAATAAAATAAGTCCGGGTGGTAGATAGCGCATAAAATCTCACGCTTCAGGATTCGATTCCCGCCCCAAGATTAATGATGTAAGATCATACGTGATGATGTATATTGAACCGCCCGGATGCTGCCGGGCAAGTGGAGATGTCGGATGCCGGATGTCGAATACCGAATAAATATTCCTTTGATGAAGAAGCATCAGTGCAAAATAATTTCCTTCTGCCTGTGTTTTCTAATTTCCTTTATTGAAGCCGAGATTGCCGTCGCACAAGTAAAAAATCAACAAATCCAATTTTGTCTCCGCCAGGGAATTGAAAAGGCATTAAACCTGGAAACTCAGAGCGCGATCGGCTTTTTCAATAAGGCAGTGGAACTGGGCCGGGAAGATCCCACCGGCTATGCCTTCCTGGCGCTGGCCCACCTGTTTTTCCTTGAGATAAGCTATGCGCCGACGGAACGGGTCAGGAACAGGGATTCCATGCTTCGTTACGCGGATGAAGCGCTGACCAGAGGACAAAAAAAGATTGAGAATGATGAGAAAGATGGTCAGGCATACTTCGCCATGACCCTGGCGACCATCGTCAAAGTGCGCTGGGCAATCAGGCAAAAAAGTTATTTCGCGATGGCGCGTGATACCTCTACCGCCTGGGGTTATATGCAAAAAACACAGGAAATCAATCCTCAAGTCTATGACATTTATTTTCCCATCGGGCTGCTCCATTACCACATAGATCACCTGCCGGGATTGGCCCGCTTTTTTTCTTCCCTGTTGATCACGGCGGGGAACAAGCGCCAGGGGATTCAGGAATTGGAATTAGTGGCAAAGCAGGGTAATCTTCTTAAGGAAGTAGCCCAGGCGGAACTTGTCTCAGCTTTTTTGTATTTTGAAAAGCAGCCGGCCCAGGCTTTAGCTATTGCCATGGAATTAAAAGAAAAATTCCCCCGGAATTATAATTTTGCGTTTGCCTTGGCGAATACCTATTCCGAACTCCATCGCTTCACCGAAGCGCTGGCAATCGCCCGGGAGCTGCACAAGAACATTCAGGCCGGCAAGCCGCCTTACATCCCCCAACTCCAGCCCCGTTATGATATTTTAATGGGAAGGATCTTATTCAACCAGGGGGAATATGCGGAAGCTGCGGAATACCTGCAAAGGGTTCTCAAGGATGACTCCCTCTATAACGCCCGGAACAAGGCGGCGGCGTTGCTGCGCTTGGGCATGATCCACGATATTCGCCAGGAAAGAAAAGAGGCGGAAGATTGTTATTACCGAGTTCTGGAGATAGAAGGGGGTGAAGGCAGCGCCCCGATAGAGGCCAGAAAATATCTGCAAGCCCCGTACATCCGGTAGCTATTTGGAACGCATCACCCAGCCGCCGTCCCAGCCTTCTTCGGGAGGGTCTGCCCGGAAGCTCAGGCACCGCTCCACATACATCTGACAGACCTGATCGTTGGGGTTGAGCCGCAGCGCCTCCTCAAAGCGGGTAATCGCGCTGTCCCATTCCCGGCGGCGGTAAAGGGTCAGCCCATCCCGGAAGTGGCCTACCACCTCTATCAGGCTGGGGTAAGTGGTCTCGTCGTGGTAGTCGAGTACCTCGTAAATACCCACGTTATGCGTCTTTCCCTTCACCTGGACGCGGTCCACCTCGCGGATACGGTATGTCCCCTTCAGGCGCTTATAGGTATTTTCGCTGATCAGAATGTTCGCATGGTACTGTTTGCAGAGGCTTTCGATGCGGGAGGCCAGATTCACGCCGTCGCCGATCAGCGTGTAGTCCATGCGCTTGGGCGAGCCGATGTTTCCGGAGACGATCGTATCCGTATTCAGACCGATTCCCATGTTGACGGGTTTCTTGCCATCGGCGAGGCGCTGGACGTTCCAGGTGCGCAGGGCGTTGATCATGCCGATTGCCGCCCGGACGGCACGATCTTCGTCATCGTCATGGGGCAAGGGCACACCGAAAGCAGCCATGGCGGCGTCCCCGATGAACTTGTCCAGCATCCCCCCCTCCTTCCGGATACAGTCCACCATGAGCGTAAAATATTCATTGAGGAGGGAAACCGTGCCTTGCGCTCCCAGTTCCTCGGTCAGGGTCGTGAAGCCCCGGATATCGGAAAAGAGCACCGTCGCGACGGTGCTCTTGCCTCCCAGGATTTCCTCGCCGCCCGCGAGTATCTGATTGGCCAGCCCCGGATCCATGTAGCGGGACATCGTTGATTTCATCCGCTTTTC
Proteins encoded in this window:
- a CDS encoding aldehyde dehydrogenase family protein yields the protein MAALDEVSRHYGKLKLYIDGQWVEPGTGAYFETTNPATGEAIAEAPVAAPEDVERAIVAAHTSFAKWRNVPFRDRAEMVFNLRETFGKHHEELARILVQDHGCTIGEGRGTISRCMENIEAAGSALYSLYKGEHVDQLATGIDCYLLREPVGVFLIMTPGNIPMHAWSSFVPYALACGCTVIVKPSRQCPVSADAMFRMLAETGFPPGVANLLHMGTERELNNTIISDPRVKGVGLIGSTKVSKELFELCGKYGKRSSLNGNGKNYVVIMPDCNLDNAVQYILRGCFGMTGQRCLGSDNVAVIGDDKRYAELKEKLITAAKAMKLGYGLDESVDMGPLTTQNGKEQVLRFIESGLSSGARLLLDGRTATPAGLEKGSFLGPTIFEGVTPDMHVAREEAFGPLCNLIRAADLDQAISWINGTNYGHSACIVTESGKAARKFIRECEVGNVGVNAGIPQPYAFFGLGSKKDSFYGNSKSRMDSVKMFLEEKTVTVRWV